In the Arthrobacter sp. 31Y genome, one interval contains:
- a CDS encoding DNA cytosine methyltransferase, giving the protein MSGLTVSDFFCGAGGSSTGIAQVPGLQVRLALNHWERAIQSHSHNHPDTEHACADIAHIRPEYTPRTDLLWASPECTNFTVAKGVKRDSWDGENVIPDEAAQRSRATMYDVPRFAEVHRYAAIMTENVVEVTAWKPFRGWLQSMTDLGYEHRIVSLNSMHAQAYGPGAPQSRDRVYIVFWLRGNRAPDFDRLRPYADCPSHGRVQCLQVFKKPGRLAGKYRAQYVYRCPASDCARVLEPSVRPASDAIDWSLKGVRLGDRKRPLADRTQQQIVDFVNKFGEQPGLTQYYGTPHPKPVTEPFSTFTTRDRHGLVTFRRNANVMPVDAGPFSTITAGGNHHGLVSYTRADLDDVEFRLIQPHEQMWGMDFPRDYTILGTKKERTMQAGNAVTPAAARDIAGIVADSFELAA; this is encoded by the coding sequence TTGAGCGGACTGACCGTGTCGGACTTCTTCTGCGGAGCCGGCGGGTCATCCACGGGCATCGCCCAAGTGCCTGGCCTCCAGGTGAGGCTGGCACTGAACCACTGGGAGCGGGCGATCCAGTCCCACTCGCACAACCACCCGGACACCGAGCATGCGTGCGCTGACATTGCGCACATCAGGCCCGAGTACACGCCTAGAACCGATCTTCTCTGGGCTTCACCTGAGTGCACAAACTTCACGGTAGCTAAAGGCGTGAAGCGGGACTCATGGGACGGGGAGAACGTGATCCCGGATGAGGCCGCGCAAAGGTCCCGGGCGACCATGTACGACGTGCCGCGGTTCGCAGAAGTGCACAGGTACGCCGCCATCATGACCGAGAACGTCGTGGAGGTGACTGCTTGGAAACCGTTCAGGGGCTGGCTGCAGTCCATGACGGACCTTGGTTACGAGCACCGGATCGTGTCGTTGAACAGCATGCACGCTCAGGCTTACGGGCCTGGTGCACCGCAATCCCGCGACCGGGTCTACATCGTGTTCTGGCTGAGAGGCAACCGGGCACCGGACTTCGACCGGCTGCGCCCGTACGCCGACTGCCCGAGTCACGGCAGAGTGCAATGCCTGCAGGTGTTCAAGAAGCCAGGCCGGCTAGCCGGGAAGTACCGGGCACAGTACGTGTACCGCTGTCCCGCGTCGGACTGCGCGAGGGTGCTGGAGCCCAGTGTTCGCCCGGCATCGGATGCGATCGATTGGAGCCTGAAAGGGGTCCGGCTGGGTGATCGTAAGCGGCCACTGGCCGACCGGACCCAGCAGCAGATCGTGGATTTCGTGAACAAGTTCGGGGAGCAGCCTGGACTGACTCAGTACTACGGGACCCCCCATCCGAAACCTGTGACTGAGCCGTTCTCCACGTTCACAACACGAGACCGGCATGGCCTTGTGACGTTCCGGCGGAACGCCAATGTTATGCCGGTGGATGCTGGCCCGTTCAGCACGATCACTGCCGGCGGCAACCACCACGGCCTTGTCTCGTACACGCGGGCCGACCTGGATGACGTCGAGTTCCGACTCATCCAACCCCACGAGCAGATGTGGGGAATGGACTTCCCCCGGGATTACACGATCCTGGGCACCAAGAAGGAACGGACCATGCAGGCGGGCAACGCTGTGACACCAGCTGCAGCCCGCGACATTGCAGGCATCGTGGCCGACTCATTCGAGCTGGCCGCCTAA
- a CDS encoding helix-turn-helix domain-containing protein: MSQREKILQLLKTGPATNQQLNKVCYRYGARIHELRNAGHNIVSEQIDRGLWQFRLEEQSRG, from the coding sequence ATGAGCCAGCGCGAAAAGATCCTGCAACTACTCAAGACGGGACCCGCCACCAATCAGCAGCTCAATAAGGTCTGCTATCGATACGGTGCCCGCATCCATGAACTCCGGAACGCCGGCCACAACATCGTCTCCGAGCAAATCGACCGCGGCCTCTGGCAGTTCCGACTTGAGGAACAAAGCAGAGGCTGA
- a CDS encoding phosphatase domain-containing protein, translated as MTDKPTAIIFDMDGTLCDVRSIRHLVIRNHPDNPGHRNFDRFHELSVDCPPNLNVLAAANEARAQGHKVIIVTARQEKYRQLTKWWMLLNGVPFDQQLHRKTGDGRPDRVVKQEILAGLRQHYNIIHAWDDNPNVLALWAEEGIETTVVEGWFEDEPKAVQEAVAV; from the coding sequence GTGACCGACAAGCCCACTGCGATCATCTTCGACATGGACGGCACTCTCTGCGACGTCCGATCAATCCGGCACCTGGTGATCAGAAACCACCCAGACAACCCGGGCCACAGGAACTTCGACCGCTTCCACGAGCTTTCGGTCGACTGCCCACCAAACCTGAACGTCCTGGCTGCTGCAAACGAGGCGCGCGCTCAGGGTCACAAGGTCATCATCGTGACAGCCCGGCAGGAGAAATATAGGCAGCTCACCAAATGGTGGATGCTGCTCAACGGGGTGCCTTTCGATCAGCAGCTGCACCGCAAAACCGGCGACGGGCGTCCTGACCGTGTGGTCAAACAGGAGATTCTGGCTGGTCTGCGCCAGCACTACAACATCATCCACGCGTGGGACGACAACCCGAATGTGCTTGCGCTCTGGGCCGAGGAAGGCATCGAAACCACTGTGGTTGAGGGCTGGTTTGAGGATGAGCCTAAGGCTGTGCAGGAGGCAGTCGCCGTCTAA
- a CDS encoding RtcB family protein: protein MPEHLTPKLVNYATILGDNTREQAIMTAGMPFIHPHLALMPDAHLGKGATVGSVIPTLGAIMPAAVGVDIGCGMDAMHTGLNATDLEGLDRARLRRVIEEAIPLSAGKYNRTMTPSAEFAVERLEETARELGVNPDGYAANWRLQLGSLGSGNHFIEVSLDQNDDVWLFLHSGSRGVGNKIAQHHIKVAQDYCAQHFINLPHRDLAYLVEGTEEFQRYINDLKWAQEFARLNRNEMMTRVVLAFKDWAGIDSTGSKRYVTCHHNYTEQERHFGKDVWLSRKGAIDASEGVWGLIPGSMGDKSYVVVGKGSKLSLNSAPHGAGREHSRSAARKLFTQDDLRDRMAGIEYKDSAEFIDEHPAAYKPIDQVMEDAETLVEIKYTLRQIINVKGD from the coding sequence ATGCCCGAACACTTGACCCCGAAGCTGGTAAATTACGCGACCATTCTGGGCGACAACACCCGCGAACAAGCCATCATGACGGCGGGCATGCCGTTCATTCACCCGCACTTGGCGCTCATGCCGGACGCGCACCTTGGGAAGGGAGCAACGGTTGGGTCCGTGATTCCGACGCTGGGTGCCATCATGCCGGCGGCCGTTGGTGTCGATATTGGCTGCGGCATGGATGCGATGCACACTGGGCTCAACGCGACCGATTTGGAGGGGCTGGACCGCGCGAGGCTCCGCCGGGTAATCGAGGAAGCGATCCCGCTCTCGGCGGGCAAGTACAACCGCACCATGACGCCGTCCGCCGAGTTCGCAGTGGAGCGGCTGGAGGAGACTGCCCGCGAACTGGGAGTCAACCCTGATGGTTACGCTGCCAACTGGCGGCTGCAACTGGGCTCGCTTGGGTCCGGCAACCACTTCATCGAGGTGTCGCTGGACCAGAATGACGACGTCTGGCTGTTCCTGCACTCGGGCAGTCGCGGCGTGGGCAACAAGATCGCCCAGCACCACATCAAAGTGGCGCAGGACTATTGCGCCCAGCACTTCATCAACCTCCCACACCGTGACCTCGCCTACCTGGTCGAAGGGACCGAGGAGTTCCAGCGCTACATCAATGACCTCAAGTGGGCGCAAGAATTTGCCCGGCTCAATCGCAACGAAATGATGACCCGCGTTGTCCTTGCGTTCAAGGATTGGGCAGGCATCGACTCAACCGGATCGAAGCGCTACGTGACCTGCCATCACAACTACACGGAGCAGGAACGTCACTTCGGAAAGGACGTGTGGCTGTCGAGGAAGGGTGCGATCGACGCATCCGAGGGTGTCTGGGGGCTGATCCCCGGCTCGATGGGTGACAAGTCCTATGTGGTGGTCGGTAAGGGGTCCAAGCTGTCCCTCAACTCGGCACCTCACGGCGCGGGCCGCGAACACTCACGCAGCGCGGCCCGCAAGCTGTTCACGCAGGACGACCTTCGGGACCGCATGGCCGGTATCGAGTACAAGGACTCGGCAGAGTTCATTGACGAGCACCCTGCGGCGTACAAGCCGATCGATCAAGTGATGGAGGACGCGGAGACCCTGGTCGAAATCAAGTACACGCTCCGCCAAATCATCAACGTGAAGGGAGACTAG
- a CDS encoding DUF4241 domain-containing protein has protein sequence MKTNTDRELVGYVDVDAGVIMVGDPCYTIGDDASSRVPTWSEFCDRLFDKKNEVHETGVIHPFAADHRGAGIVIPSGYGDGSYPVYIETEMTTLHGADYPRVKSVTVVFIGDEEED, from the coding sequence ATGAAAACCAACACTGACCGGGAACTTGTCGGATACGTCGACGTCGATGCCGGGGTAATAATGGTGGGCGACCCCTGCTACACGATCGGTGACGACGCTAGCAGTCGCGTCCCGACGTGGTCCGAGTTCTGCGACCGGCTCTTCGACAAGAAGAACGAGGTCCATGAGACAGGTGTGATCCATCCTTTCGCCGCCGACCATCGGGGTGCGGGCATCGTGATCCCGAGCGGATACGGCGACGGTAGCTACCCGGTATACATCGAAACCGAAATGACCACACTGCACGGCGCGGACTATCCCCGCGTCAAGTCAGTAACTGTCGTCTTCATCGGCGACGAGGAGGAGGACTAA
- a CDS encoding DNA polymerase III subunit beta, with protein sequence MSTAVLTANTTATATGQEWLDALANVSPAVSTKPPVPILAFVKVFTERGQLRMQATDYATSADVRVTRHPDEVKPFLIPHKWAVTTLKPVLGKNKAVWVTIRQNGDKVELLCDGYEIPVDTAPVAEYPDLPVAPNPSALLDAEKFSTAMAGVAVTASTDDTLPILTGVRLEFNLNEVVMLATDRYRLASDAVGGAFSEEFTVLIGAKTWAKVAKQLSKGLAGFSYDGDRTLHVRSGDNVYSILGLDGDYPKIRSLFGQTSEVVAVMNRAKLLETVTVASKLAERNKPVHLTLKEGGVMVAADPEAKSPLVPTEYDRGFNHGDERVFGYNPGYLLDMLKAITADTVRLSQPAGPKPGTWTAGDDSAESDSVYRHMIMPVRLPSENK encoded by the coding sequence ATGTCCACTGCAGTACTCACCGCGAACACCACTGCCACGGCAACCGGCCAGGAGTGGTTGGACGCTCTCGCCAACGTTTCCCCGGCTGTCAGCACGAAACCGCCTGTGCCGATCCTTGCTTTCGTGAAGGTGTTCACCGAGCGTGGGCAGCTCCGCATGCAAGCCACCGACTACGCAACGTCCGCTGATGTGCGAGTGACGCGTCATCCGGACGAGGTGAAGCCGTTCCTCATCCCGCACAAGTGGGCTGTGACCACCCTCAAGCCGGTGCTGGGCAAGAACAAGGCCGTCTGGGTGACCATCCGTCAGAACGGCGACAAGGTTGAGCTGCTTTGTGACGGCTACGAGATTCCCGTCGATACCGCTCCCGTGGCCGAATACCCGGACCTGCCGGTTGCGCCCAACCCTTCGGCCCTGCTTGATGCTGAGAAGTTCTCCACGGCCATGGCCGGTGTTGCGGTCACGGCGTCGACAGATGACACGCTCCCCATCCTTACTGGCGTCCGGCTTGAGTTCAATCTGAATGAGGTAGTCATGCTCGCCACGGACCGTTACCGCCTGGCATCCGATGCTGTTGGAGGCGCTTTCTCCGAGGAGTTCACTGTCCTTATCGGCGCCAAGACGTGGGCCAAGGTTGCGAAGCAGCTTTCCAAGGGGCTCGCTGGCTTCTCGTACGACGGCGATCGTACACTGCATGTCCGCTCTGGCGACAACGTGTACTCGATCCTGGGGCTTGATGGGGACTACCCGAAGATTCGTTCCCTGTTTGGGCAGACCAGCGAAGTGGTTGCAGTGATGAACCGGGCTAAGCTGCTCGAAACTGTGACAGTCGCGTCCAAGCTGGCAGAGCGGAACAAGCCGGTCCACCTCACCCTCAAGGAGGGTGGCGTCATGGTGGCAGCGGACCCCGAAGCTAAGTCGCCGCTGGTCCCGACAGAGTATGACCGTGGCTTCAACCACGGTGATGAGCGTGTGTTCGGTTACAACCCCGGATATCTGCTCGACATGCTGAAAGCAATCACCGCGGACACGGTCCGCCTGTCCCAGCCCGCCGGCCCGAAACCTGGCACATGGACTGCCGGTGACGACTCGGCTGAATCGGACTCGGTCTACCGCCACATGATCATGCCCGTACGCCTTCCCAGCGAGAACAAGTAG
- a CDS encoding antirestriction protein ArdA, with product MSEYKVWVGCLPCYNNGDLVGDWFDAGDSPQSEEEFNEAVPAHVKLQAADVNPHEELWVFDHENSPVEGEYSPWSAKQYAEWLGDLAESEAEIFGRWLADNGPLDEDAVERFRGSYMGCFEEGADYLADLYPEADLPSWAQGHYWEILRSMFKDCLLGGDVYTIETGYQEVHVFSTH from the coding sequence ATGAGTGAGTACAAGGTCTGGGTTGGCTGCTTGCCCTGCTACAACAATGGCGACCTGGTGGGGGACTGGTTCGACGCCGGCGACAGCCCTCAAAGTGAGGAAGAGTTCAACGAGGCCGTTCCGGCACATGTGAAGCTGCAGGCCGCTGACGTGAACCCTCACGAAGAGCTGTGGGTGTTCGATCACGAGAACTCGCCGGTAGAGGGTGAATACTCGCCTTGGAGCGCAAAGCAGTATGCCGAGTGGCTGGGCGACCTTGCTGAGAGTGAAGCTGAAATCTTCGGCAGGTGGCTGGCTGACAATGGGCCGTTGGATGAAGATGCGGTGGAGCGGTTCCGAGGCTCGTATATGGGTTGCTTTGAGGAAGGCGCGGACTACCTGGCCGACCTCTACCCTGAGGCCGACCTGCCGAGCTGGGCTCAGGGTCACTATTGGGAGATTCTGCGCAGTATGTTCAAGGACTGCCTCCTGGGGGGCGACGTTTACACGATCGAAACCGGCTACCAAGAGGTCCATGTTTTCAGCACGCACTAG
- a CDS encoding helix-turn-helix domain-containing protein gives MKGEALKAWRTASGYPLNKLAMVLGVNQDRVRNWERGLSKIPEEYLPQLGAIMAGQPVETERIDLSGVPELDLLEELQLRAKARAQQKMGKK, from the coding sequence ATGAAGGGTGAAGCACTGAAAGCATGGAGGACCGCGAGCGGTTACCCGCTCAACAAGCTGGCGATGGTCCTCGGCGTCAACCAGGACCGAGTGAGGAACTGGGAGCGCGGCCTGAGTAAGATTCCAGAGGAGTACCTGCCGCAGCTCGGAGCCATCATGGCCGGGCAGCCCGTCGAGACTGAGCGCATAGACCTCAGCGGAGTGCCGGAACTCGACCTACTGGAAGAACTGCAGCTCCGTGCCAAGGCCCGGGCGCAGCAAAAAATGGGGAAGAAATGA
- a CDS encoding glutaredoxin domain-containing protein, translating into MQVVVWSKKPCVQCNAVYRAFNNQGMVEGVDYEVRNLPDFPESLEAFKARGLMQAPIVESDVVETFSGFNPELVKAITDEKAPTA; encoded by the coding sequence TTGCAAGTAGTTGTTTGGTCCAAGAAGCCGTGTGTTCAGTGCAACGCCGTGTATCGCGCGTTTAACAACCAAGGCATGGTCGAGGGTGTCGACTACGAGGTACGTAACCTCCCGGACTTCCCCGAGTCGTTGGAGGCATTCAAGGCCCGGGGTCTGATGCAGGCTCCCATCGTTGAGTCGGACGTCGTTGAGACGTTCAGCGGATTCAACCCTGAGCTGGTCAAGGCCATCACTGACGAGAAGGCTCCTACCGCCTGA
- a CDS encoding HNH endonuclease, translating into MPVDWPKLRQDVFDRDGHRCTYVRSDGRRCSTRDRLECDHVGDRLNHAPSNLTTLCSWHHLRKSSSQGGQAAAAAKAERPSLARRMPERHPGLL; encoded by the coding sequence TTGCCTGTCGACTGGCCGAAGCTGCGTCAGGACGTCTTTGACCGTGACGGCCATCGCTGCACCTACGTGCGTTCCGATGGCCGTCGCTGCAGTACGCGTGACCGGCTGGAATGCGACCACGTTGGCGACCGGCTGAATCACGCCCCCTCGAATCTGACCACGCTCTGCTCGTGGCATCACTTGCGCAAGTCCAGCTCGCAGGGTGGCCAGGCTGCTGCGGCGGCCAAGGCCGAACGCCCCAGTCTTGCCCGGCGTATGCCAGAACGGCATCCCGGGCTGCTCTGA
- a CDS encoding FmdB family zinc ribbon protein translates to MPTYVYKDTVNGARFDFFQKITDEPLEVHPDTGHPVVKVFTPIPAHFKGAGFYSTTK, encoded by the coding sequence ATGCCCACCTACGTCTACAAGGACACCGTCAACGGTGCCCGTTTCGACTTCTTCCAGAAGATCACGGATGAACCGCTTGAGGTCCACCCAGATACCGGCCATCCAGTGGTCAAGGTCTTCACACCCATCCCCGCCCATTTCAAGGGCGCGGGGTTCTACTCCACTACCAAATAG
- a CDS encoding phage terminase small subunit, translating to MSGPAAKRDAERARRNEPASGAARHGQLRPVTIPNADRKNWHPRATALFESFKTSGQRDFMQDTDWQMLKIACDLLTQYYERPKAMDMQNIERILSSLGVTEGARRQQLRIELEVPPVEEKSAADAAREMYAARMGAPALTLVQNAG from the coding sequence ATGTCCGGCCCAGCTGCCAAACGAGACGCGGAGCGTGCACGTCGCAACGAACCCGCCTCGGGCGCTGCGCGGCACGGTCAGCTTCGCCCCGTCACTATTCCGAATGCCGATCGCAAGAACTGGCACCCCAGGGCGACAGCCCTGTTTGAGTCCTTCAAGACCTCCGGTCAGCGGGACTTTATGCAGGACACCGATTGGCAAATGCTCAAGATCGCCTGTGACTTGCTCACCCAGTACTACGAGCGCCCCAAGGCGATGGATATGCAGAACATCGAACGCATCTTATCCTCGCTTGGCGTCACCGAAGGTGCGCGCCGTCAGCAACTCCGCATTGAGCTGGAGGTCCCGCCCGTCGAAGAAAAGTCAGCGGCGGACGCGGCCAGGGAGATGTATGCGGCCCGGATGGGTGCGCCGGCGTTGACATTGGTTCAGAATGCCGGTTGA